One part of the Acinetobacter sp. XS-4 genome encodes these proteins:
- a CDS encoding TolC family outer membrane protein has product MLLTTLHVPMVIYAAKPSEQYHTLKDNLSQLFAPKSSDEFKVAKMQELSNFKLDRSRVQEFPTVQLNDRSAASYSNLPSRKMTLQEAVKIAIQRNPDISQAISTLAGQNAGIDYARAGYYPQLSGGITTGDLSSGERGRQLLTLNATQMLYDFGKVKSGVDVEQAKVQVEQANVLVSIDDISLDVAQSIVNIQRYLQLNKIAEQQIAGIQRIQEIANLRANAGISSQADPIQAQSYLQAAQSGLIAQQSLLRQYQQHLRTLLGADVSRTGWIISDDLVKQSDLYGEPEFNTIPKMIAAQASVEVAKAQKEQTRLTRYPTLSVKGSLSQAINGRNPNNDKDDGLYSSVMLEASSQFYQGGAVSSQVKMASYAEEAAKSKVNSVYLDVLDQIRTSREQIENKQRQMLVLANRQATTVRTRELYQEQYKLGTRSLVDLLNAEQAIHSANSELESARYDIYNSIVQYISATGRSRQAYDLNNISIQGFEVQP; this is encoded by the coding sequence ATGCTTTTAACTACATTGCATGTACCTATGGTGATATATGCTGCTAAACCAAGTGAGCAATATCACACTTTAAAAGACAACTTATCACAACTTTTTGCCCCTAAGAGTAGTGATGAATTTAAAGTTGCCAAGATGCAAGAGCTGAGTAATTTTAAGTTAGATCGTTCTAGAGTTCAGGAGTTTCCGACTGTTCAACTCAATGATAGATCGGCTGCATCTTATTCAAATTTGCCATCAAGGAAAATGACTTTGCAGGAAGCGGTGAAAATCGCAATCCAGCGCAATCCTGATATTTCTCAAGCCATTTCTACTTTAGCTGGTCAAAACGCAGGTATTGATTATGCTAGGGCTGGTTATTATCCCCAGCTTTCAGGTGGTATTACCACAGGTGACTTGAGTAGTGGTGAGCGTGGTCGGCAGTTATTGACCCTTAATGCGACTCAAATGCTCTATGATTTTGGCAAAGTTAAATCAGGTGTAGATGTTGAGCAAGCCAAGGTTCAGGTTGAACAGGCTAATGTGCTGGTCAGTATTGATGATATTTCACTTGATGTTGCGCAGTCGATTGTCAATATTCAGCGCTATCTTCAATTAAATAAAATTGCCGAACAGCAAATTGCAGGTATTCAGCGAATTCAGGAAATCGCCAATTTACGTGCAAATGCGGGTATTAGCAGTCAGGCTGACCCAATTCAAGCTCAGTCTTATTTACAAGCTGCTCAGTCTGGTCTGATTGCACAGCAATCATTATTACGTCAGTACCAACAACATTTAAGAACATTACTGGGTGCTGATGTCTCGCGAACAGGTTGGATTATTTCAGACGATTTAGTGAAACAGTCTGATTTATATGGTGAACCTGAGTTTAATACCATCCCAAAAATGATTGCAGCTCAAGCCAGTGTTGAAGTGGCTAAGGCCCAAAAGGAACAGACGCGTTTAACACGTTATCCAACCTTGTCTGTTAAAGGTTCCTTGAGTCAGGCCATTAATGGAAGAAACCCAAACAATGATAAAGATGACGGTCTATATAGTTCAGTCATGCTTGAAGCAAGTAGTCAGTTTTATCAAGGTGGGGCCGTTTCTTCTCAGGTAAAAATGGCAAGCTATGCCGAAGAAGCTGCTAAATCTAAAGTCAATTCAGTTTATCTGGATGTTCTCGACCAAATTCGAACAAGTAGAGAGCAAATTGAAAATAAACAACGTCAAATGTTGGTTTTAGCAAATCGCCAAGCCACTACTGTTCGTACACGTGAACTTTACCAAGAGCAGTACAAACTTGGTACGCGTTCATTGGTTGATTTACTGAATGCAGAACAGGCCATTCATAGTGCCAACTCAGAACTCGAGTCAGCACGTTACGACATCTACAACAGTATTGTTCAGTATATTTCGGCAACAGGACGTTCCCGCCAAGCTTATGACTTAAATAATATTTCAATTCAGGGGTTCGAAGTACAACCATGA
- the lptB gene encoding LPS export ABC transporter ATP-binding protein, whose product MQQALQQPQTLCIKHLGKNYSKRWVVKDVSFSMQSGQIVGLLGPNGAGKTTSFYMVVGLVRMDKGEIHLDDLDMSDLAMHERARKGIGYLPQEASIFRKLTIAENIMSILETRKDLNKQQRQQRLTELLNDFKISHIKDSLGMSVSGGERRRAEIARALAADPKFMLLDEPFAGVDPISVGDIKDIIQTLKDRGIGVLITDHNVRETLAICERAYIVSEGAVIAEGTPQEILDNEQVRKVYLGDDFTV is encoded by the coding sequence ATGCAACAAGCTCTTCAACAACCCCAAACTTTGTGTATTAAGCACTTAGGAAAAAACTATAGTAAGCGTTGGGTCGTCAAAGACGTATCTTTTAGTATGCAAAGTGGACAGATTGTTGGTTTACTTGGCCCTAACGGTGCAGGAAAAACAACAAGCTTCTATATGGTTGTAGGGCTAGTGCGTATGGACAAAGGTGAAATTCACCTTGATGATCTTGATATGTCCGATTTGGCAATGCATGAACGGGCACGTAAGGGAATTGGATATCTTCCGCAAGAGGCTTCTATTTTTAGAAAGCTGACCATTGCTGAAAATATTATGTCCATTTTAGAAACACGCAAAGACTTGAATAAGCAACAGCGCCAGCAACGTCTGACTGAATTATTAAATGACTTTAAAATCAGTCATATTAAAGATTCATTGGGAATGAGTGTGTCTGGTGGTGAACGCCGCCGTGCTGAAATTGCACGTGCATTGGCTGCTGATCCTAAATTTATGTTGCTTGATGAACCATTTGCCGGCGTTGACCCAATCTCAGTTGGAGATATTAAAGATATTATCCAGACTCTGAAGGATCGCGGTATTGGTGTGCTCATTACTGACCATAACGTACGTGAAACTCTCGCAATTTGTGAACGTGCATATATTGTGAGTGAAGGAGCTGTAATTGCAGAAGGTACACCACAAGAGATTTTGGATAACGAGCAAGTCCGTAAAGTCTACTTAGGTGACGATTTTACAGTTTAA